The DNA region TCGGGAGGGTTCGTGTTTCACGGTGACGTTGCCGCGCAAGACTCTGAAACCGGGAGGAGCGAAACCGGTATGAATAGTGATCCAGCGATGAAACGCCTCGTCCTCATCATCGAAGACAATGACGCCAACCGGTATCTGGCGCGGTTCATCCTGGAGAAAAACGGGTTCGAGGTGGTTGCGGCGGCGAATGGCGCGGAGGGGGTGCGGATGGCGCGGGAGCGGACGCCGGATCTGGTGCTGATGGACATAGAAATGCCGGAGATGGACGGGTACGAGGCGGCGGGGAGGTTGCGGGCGGCTCCGGCGACGGCGGGGGTGCCGATCATGGCATTCACCTCGTATGCGCATCCGGCGGATCGGGAGCGGGCGCTGGAGAAAGGATTCTCTGATTATCTCGAAAAACCTTTCGACGTGGACGAGTTTGTCCGCCGAGTCATCCGGTTGCTTCCTCCCGCTTCATCCGATCCCTCATGAAAATCCTCGTCGCAGAAGATCATCCCGAGAGCCGTTACCTGTTGCAGCAGTTGTTCGCAGGGTTGGGGCACGAGGTGTCGGCGGTGGCGGACGGGCTGGAGGTGCTGGAGCTGCTGGGGAACACGAAGCTGGCTCCGCCGGACGTGGTGGTATCCGATGCGTTGATGCCGCGGATGGACGGGTTCCAGCTGTGCCGGGCGTTGCGGCAGCATCCGCGGTGGTGCCGGCTGCCGTTTATTTTTTATACGGCGACGTACACGGACCGGGCGGACGAGCAGTTCGCGGTGCGGCTGGGGGCGGATCGTTTCGTGGTGAAGCCGGTGGAGCCGGATCAGTTGATGGCGATCATCACGGACGTGGTGGCGAAGGTGAAGTCGGCGCCACCGCGCGAGCCGCAGCCGCTGGATGCGGACGCGACGGTGATGGAGGAGTACACGCACCGGCTGTCGCTGAAGCTGGAGTTGAAGGTGGTGGAGCTGGAGGGCGCGAATGAAGATTTGAAGGCGTCGGAGCAGGCGATCCGGCAGCTCAACGACCAGCTGACGGAGATGGTGCAGGCGCTGGAAAAGGAAGTGGCGGTGAGGCAGGAAGCGGAGGCGGCGCTGCGCATTCGCGAGGAAGTACTGCGGTACGCGCAGAATCTCGGACAGACGGGGAGTTATCTGCGGGATCTGGAGACGATGGACATGGTGTGGTCGGACGAAGCGTTTCGCATCTGCGGATTCGAGCCGATCGCGGGGCCGGTCTCGCGGGAGTGGATGGCGGAGCGGATTCACCCGGAGGATCGCGAGCGGGTGCTGGCGACCTTACGGGTGGCGGACAGGGACCGGACGGGGTTGGAAGTGGAACACCGGATACTGAGGCCGGATGGCGGGGTGAGGCATGTGTTTGTGCGGAGGCACATCTATCGCGATGCCGATGGGAGTCCGCGGCGGGCGATCGGGATCATCCAGGATGTGACCGACCGGCGTCTGGCGGAGGTGCAGCGTGCGCGGCTGGAGACGCAGCTGCGGCAGGCGCAGAAGATGGAGGCGATCGGGAATCTGGCGGGCGGGATCGCGCATGATTTTAATAACATCCTCACCGCGATCATGGCTCATGCAGAGTTGCTGGAGCTGGAGTTGCCGCGCGAGACGACGGGGCCGCATCTGCGGGACAGTGTGAACGAAATCCTCACGGCGTCGGGTCGGGCGCGGGACATGGTGCGGCAGATTCTGACGTTCAGCCGGAAGCAGCCGGTGGAGCGCAAGCGCGTGGAGATCGACGCGGTGGTGCAGGAGGCGTTGAAGCTGGTGACGGTGACGCTGCCGCCGTCGGTGGAGTTGCGCGCGGAGCTGGGGGCGCAGCGGGCGGTGTTGGGGAACGAGTCGCAGATCCATCAGATCGTGCTGAATCTTTGCACAAACGCGGCGCAGGCGATGGGGACGATGGGCGGGCTGGTGACGGTGACGCTGGCGGCGGCGGAGATGGACGATGCGCGCGCGCGTTCACGGCCGCCGCTGAGGACGGGAGAGTACGTGTTGCTGGAGGTCCGGGACAACGGGTGCGGGATGGACGCGGCGACGGTGGAGCGGATTTTCGAGCCGTTTTTCACGACGAAGGGCGTGGGCCATGGAACCGGGCTGGGACTCGCGGTGGTGCATGGCGCGGTGCAGGCGCATGACGGCGCGATCTTCGTCGAGAGCACGCCGGGCAAGGGGACGGTGTTTTCGGTTTATCTGCCTGCGCTGAAGGGCGTGGCGACGGGGAAAGCGGGC from Nibricoccus aquaticus includes:
- a CDS encoding response regulator yields the protein MKRLVLIIEDNDANRYLARFILEKNGFEVVAAANGAEGVRMARERTPDLVLMDIEMPEMDGYEAAGRLRAAPATAGVPIMAFTSYAHPADRERALEKGFSDYLEKPFDVDEFVRRVIRLLPPASSDPS
- a CDS encoding hybrid sensor histidine kinase/response regulator, coding for MKILVAEDHPESRYLLQQLFAGLGHEVSAVADGLEVLELLGNTKLAPPDVVVSDALMPRMDGFQLCRALRQHPRWCRLPFIFYTATYTDRADEQFAVRLGADRFVVKPVEPDQLMAIITDVVAKVKSAPPREPQPLDADATVMEEYTHRLSLKLELKVVELEGANEDLKASEQAIRQLNDQLTEMVQALEKEVAVRQEAEAALRIREEVLRYAQNLGQTGSYLRDLETMDMVWSDEAFRICGFEPIAGPVSREWMAERIHPEDRERVLATLRVADRDRTGLEVEHRILRPDGGVRHVFVRRHIYRDADGSPRRAIGIIQDVTDRRLAEVQRARLETQLRQAQKMEAIGNLAGGIAHDFNNILTAIMAHAELLELELPRETTGPHLRDSVNEILTASGRARDMVRQILTFSRKQPVERKRVEIDAVVQEALKLVTVTLPPSVELRAELGAQRAVLGNESQIHQIVLNLCTNAAQAMGTMGGLVTVTLAAAEMDDARARSRPPLRTGEYVLLEVRDNGCGMDAATVERIFEPFFTTKGVGHGTGLGLAVVHGAVQAHDGAIFVESTPGKGTVFSVYLPALKGVATGKAGTVAAPVSGAGQKILFVDDEPSVAKIGARLLERLGYKAVALTDPVAARDRLVNNPHEFDLVITDYLMPRVTGLDLSRAVWAVRPELPMILAVGFGGQLDATKAKAHGFKEFVAKPFAIQTLADAIARALGVK